GGCCGATATTATCTTCTATGACCGGCTCATTAATCAAAATCTGCTGCAAGTCGCCCCAAGTTCCTGCCTCTTGGTTAATGTGGGCAAGAAGCCGGGGAATCACTCTCATTCTCAGGAAGAGATTAGCCAGCAACTTATCCAAGCTAGCCAGGAATACCAAGTTATTGTTCGTTTAAAAAGTGGTGATCCCTATCTCTTTGGCCGGGGTGGGGAAGAAGCCATGGCCCTGTCAGAAGCGGGCGTGAATTTCGCAGTCATTCCCGGTATCACTTCAGCCATTGCCGGCTTGGCCTATGCCGGTATTCCGGCTACTTACCGGGATAAGTCAAGTTCCCTACACATCTATACCGGTCAGAGCCGAGCGGGGCGAACCGACTTAGATTATCAGGCCATTGTCGACAGTGGGGGAACGGCAGTCTTTTTAATGGCGGTAAAGGCCCTAGGAGGCATTGTTAGTGGTCTTATCGGAGCTGGCCTGGATGAAAAAACGCCTATGGCAGCTATTGAGTGGGCAGGAAGAGCTCAAGAGCGCTACTTGGTCTCTGACTTAGGCCATATGCTTGATGATTGTCAAGCTGCCCAGATCAAGGCTCCCGCCCTCTTTGTTCTCGGGGAGGTGGTGACTGACCAGCAAAAACTCGACTTCTTCAGTCAAGCCCCTCTTTTTGGACACCAGATTGCTGTGTCTGTGCAGACGCCCCTGACCGATTGCCTGGCCTTGGAAGATTTGGGGGCTGATTTAATCTTTTATCCTGACCCAGCCGCTGAAAGTAGCCGTCAAGAGCTGGCAAAAACCGCCCTCAAGCAGGCCGACATTATGATTAGCCAAGACCTCCTTAATCCTTGGCAAGAAAAATTGGCAGCGGAAACCCTACATTTCCACGGCAGTGTTGATGATTTTATCCATCATTTTAGTAAACAATAAAGGAGTTCAATATGAAAAGTGCCATTTTACTAGCAAGTTTCGGGACCACTTTTAAAAAGACCCGTGAATTAACCATTGAAACCATTTATCAAGAGCTCAAGTCTGCCTATCCCAACTGGCCCATTTACCAGGCCTATACGTCAAACATTGTGCGCAAACGCATCCAGGAACATGAAGGTTTGACTCGGCTATCTCCCTTAGAAGCCTTACAGTCTTTAAAGGCAGAGGGCTATCAAAGAGTCTACGTCCAACCCCTCCATGTGATTGCTGGGAGTGAGGTCGACAAAATTTACCAAGCTCAAAGAGAAACCGCTGACCAAGACTTCCAAGTGAAGATTGCCCGTCCGCTCTTAGATATCTATGCAGACTACCAAGACCTGCTCTCAGTTTTGGACCAAGATATCCAAAAGCTCGCCCAAGATGAAGTTATGGTTTATATGGCCCATGGGACCCAAGCACCTCAATTTACTAGCTATGTGACCCTCGATTATATGTTAGCCGATAAGCCGGCTTATGTCCGCTGTGTGGAAAGTTATCCCGAATTGGAGGAAGACTTTATCAGGGATTTACGGCAAAAAGGCGTCAAAACCGTCCACTTGCGGCCCCTCATGCTGGTGGCTGGTGACCATGCCCATAATGATATGGCTTCGGAGGATCCTGATTCCTGGCAAACCCAATTTGAAAATTATGGCTTCCATGTCATGATCCACTTGGAGGGTTTAGGAGAAGACCCAGCCATTCGTCAACTCTATCTCAAACACTTAGGCGAATTGATGGAGGACGACCATGCCGGCTAAATTATATGGAATCGGTGTTGGACCAGGGGATAAGGGCTATTTGACCCTAAAGGCCATTGAAAAGCTTAAGGCCGTCGATATTATCTATGTTCCTACCGGGAAAAAAGGTCAAGCCAGCTTGGCCTTTTCCATTGCTGAGCCTTATATCCCTAGCCATAGTCCGGTAAAAACTTACCATTTTCCCATGACTAAGGATCGGGGAGTCAAGACCAAGCAATGGGACCAAGTAGCCCGAGCCATGGCCCAGGACCTTGACCAAGGCAAGTCCATTGCCTTCTTAACCTTGGGGGACCCTTCAACCTATTCCACCTTTACCTATCTGGAAGAACGTTTAGGGCAGGCTTACCCTGTGGAGGTGATTGCTGGGATAACTTCTTACCAAGCCATGGCGGCAGCTCTCCAAGTTCCTCTGGTGATTGATGAAGAAAGTTTTACCGTTCTACCAGCGACAACGTCTACCGACCTCATTCGTCTGAGTCTAAGAAATGCTGACACCATCGTTATTATGAAGATCAAACGTCACCTCAAGAAAATCCTAGCCCTCCTCGATGAAGAAAAGCTCCGCGACCAGGCCCAAATTATTAATCAAGCCACCATGGAGGCGGAGACGGTCTATCGGGACTTGAGTGATTGGCAAGGTGATGAGAAGATTTCTTACTTTTCGACTATGATCGTCCGTAAGTCAAAGGAGGCCTGATTTCATGGCTAAACATATAATGATCCAAGGGACCGCTTCCGATGTCGGTAAGAGCCTCATGGCAGCAGCCATTGGCCGGATCTATACTAATGAAGGACTGCGGGTCTTCCCCTTTAAATCACAAAACATGGCCCTAAATTCTTATATTACGAAGACCGGGGCTGAAATGGCCCGGGCCCAGGTGGTGCAAGCCAATGCCTGCCGCCGGGAACCTGACGTCTTGATGAATCCGATTTTGATGAAGCCTAGCCAAGATGCCCAATCACAGATTATTATTAAGGGCCAGGTCTACGGAGACCTCAATGCGCGTGATTACCACGAACTCAAACCTCAATTAAAGCCCATGCTAAAAGAGGTCATGACCCAATTAGATTCGGAAAATGACCTGATCGTTTTAGAAGGGGCTGGCAGTCCTGCTGAAATCAACCTCAATGACCATGATATTGTGAATATGGGGATGGCAGAGATTGCTGATAGCCCGGTTATTTTACTGGCTGATATTGACCGGGGCGGAGTCTTTGCGTCGATTTATGGAACCATCGCTTTATTAAAAGACCAGGGCAAGCGGATTAAAGGCATTATTATTAATAAATTTCGGGGCGATGTCTCCTTGCTTGATCCCGGTATTGAACAAATTGAAGACCTGACCGGGGTAAAAGTGATTGGAGTAGTTCCCTACTTACCCCATGTGATTGAGAGTGA
This genomic stretch from Aerococcus mictus harbors:
- the cobA gene encoding uroporphyrinogen-III C-methyltransferase — translated: MTSGKVYLVGAGLGRLGNLSLAAYDCLKKADIIFYDRLINQNLLQVAPSSCLLVNVGKKPGNHSHSQEEISQQLIQASQEYQVIVRLKSGDPYLFGRGGEEAMALSEAGVNFAVIPGITSAIAGLAYAGIPATYRDKSSSLHIYTGQSRAGRTDLDYQAIVDSGGTAVFLMAVKALGGIVSGLIGAGLDEKTPMAAIEWAGRAQERYLVSDLGHMLDDCQAAQIKAPALFVLGEVVTDQQKLDFFSQAPLFGHQIAVSVQTPLTDCLALEDLGADLIFYPDPAAESSRQELAKTALKQADIMISQDLLNPWQEKLAAETLHFHGSVDDFIHHFSKQ
- a CDS encoding sirohydrochlorin cobaltochelatase, with translation MKSAILLASFGTTFKKTRELTIETIYQELKSAYPNWPIYQAYTSNIVRKRIQEHEGLTRLSPLEALQSLKAEGYQRVYVQPLHVIAGSEVDKIYQAQRETADQDFQVKIARPLLDIYADYQDLLSVLDQDIQKLAQDEVMVYMAHGTQAPQFTSYVTLDYMLADKPAYVRCVESYPELEEDFIRDLRQKGVKTVHLRPLMLVAGDHAHNDMASEDPDSWQTQFENYGFHVMIHLEGLGEDPAIRQLYLKHLGELMEDDHAG
- the cobI gene encoding precorrin-2 C(20)-methyltransferase, encoding MPAKLYGIGVGPGDKGYLTLKAIEKLKAVDIIYVPTGKKGQASLAFSIAEPYIPSHSPVKTYHFPMTKDRGVKTKQWDQVARAMAQDLDQGKSIAFLTLGDPSTYSTFTYLEERLGQAYPVEVIAGITSYQAMAAALQVPLVIDEESFTVLPATTSTDLIRLSLRNADTIVIMKIKRHLKKILALLDEEKLRDQAQIINQATMEAETVYRDLSDWQGDEKISYFSTMIVRKSKEA